From a region of the Pantoea sp. Aalb genome:
- the astE gene encoding succinylglutamate desuccinylase, protein MIFNVKEGKMNKILKKLLNLQLSKISFPIEIKVSYLGEGILQLLPSVGFKKAVILSAGIHGNETAPIELLARLIASLSKNTQRLNCALLIIFGNLPAIKLGKRYIHSDMNRLFFNHNQYEKLEKSINEVQCVNLLKEAVQKFLDNISLYDNIPCYHLDMHTTIRDSYFKQFALLPHNANSYNKSFFELLFSCKLNAIVQHNSPNGTFSYYLSKHFGVQSCTIELGKAKSFGLNNLTLFQSIEFAIKSLISGDNFIKEIKKIIRWFLVVESIIKTKDNFRLNLKPEIKNFTQLKPGYIIAYDDNHIWRINNDAPWILFPNSDVAFGLRACLLLRSTTIPYFTL, encoded by the coding sequence ATGATTTTCAATGTTAAAGAAGGAAAAATGAATAAAATTTTAAAAAAATTACTTAATTTACAATTAAGTAAGATTTCTTTTCCAATAGAAATAAAAGTTAGTTATTTAGGGGAAGGTATTTTACAGTTACTACCAAGTGTAGGGTTTAAGAAAGCTGTCATTTTATCAGCTGGCATTCATGGAAATGAAACAGCTCCAATTGAATTACTTGCTAGATTAATAGCATCGCTTAGTAAAAATACACAAAGACTCAATTGTGCATTACTTATTATATTTGGTAATTTACCTGCTATTAAATTAGGTAAACGTTACATACATAGCGATATGAATCGTTTGTTTTTTAATCATAATCAATATGAAAAATTAGAAAAATCAATAAATGAAGTGCAATGTGTTAATCTTCTTAAAGAAGCTGTTCAAAAATTTTTGGATAATATTTCATTATATGATAATATACCATGTTATCACCTTGATATGCATACAACTATTCGTGATTCATATTTCAAACAGTTTGCTTTACTTCCACACAATGCTAATTCATATAATAAAAGTTTTTTTGAATTATTATTTTCTTGTAAATTAAATGCTATAGTGCAACATAATTCTCCTAATGGAACTTTTAGTTATTATCTTAGTAAACATTTTGGGGTTCAAAGTTGTACAATTGAATTAGGTAAAGCTAAATCATTTGGTTTAAATAACCTAACACTTTTTCAATCAATAGAATTTGCAATAAAGTCATTAATTTCTGGTGATAATTTTATAAAAGAAATAAAAAAAATAATTAGGTGGTTTTTAGTTGTAGAAAGTATTATTAAAACTAAAGATAATTTTAGATTAAATTTAAAACCAGAAATCAAAAATTTTACTCAATTAAAACCTGGATATATTATTGCATATGATGATAATCATATTTGGCGAATTAATAATGATGCGCCGTGGATTCTTTTTCCTAACTCAGATGTTGCTTTTGGTTTACGAGCTTGCCTACTTTTAAGATCTACTACTATACCATACTTCACTTTATAA